One window of the Granulicella arctica genome contains the following:
- the exaC gene encoding acetaldehyde dehydrogenase ExaC, with the protein MATIPQIHPGKYGFPVEFKTRYGNYINGKWEKPESGNYFENISPVTGKPFCEVPRSTSADIERALDAAHAAKAAWGKTSVAARAKILEQIATRIEQNLELLATVETWDNGKPIRETMAADIPLAADHFRYFAAAVRAQEGSISQIDNDTVAYHYHEPLGVIGQIIPWNFPILMAAWKLAPALAAGNCVVLKPAEQTPVSILVLMELIGDLLPPGVLNIVNGFGLEAGKPLASNPRINKIAFTGETTTGRLIMQYASQNIIPVTLELGGKSPNIFFADIMNADDALFDKALEGFALFAFNQGEVCTAPSRALIQASIYDQFLDRAIARVNKIKRGNPLDPTTMIGAQASSEQLEKILSYIDIGKQEGATLLTGGHRAKHEGDLADGYYVEPTVFEGHNKMRIFQEEIFGPVLSVTTFEDDAEAMEIANDTLYGLGSGIWTRDIHRAYKFGRGIQAGRVWTNCYHLYPAGAAFGGYKASGIGRENHKMMLDHYQQTKNQLVSYSPDALGFF; encoded by the coding sequence ATGGCTACGATTCCACAGATCCATCCCGGCAAATACGGCTTTCCGGTCGAGTTCAAGACGCGCTACGGCAACTACATCAACGGCAAGTGGGAGAAGCCCGAATCAGGTAATTACTTCGAGAACATCTCGCCCGTAACCGGCAAGCCTTTCTGCGAAGTTCCTCGTTCGACCTCTGCGGATATCGAGCGCGCCCTCGACGCCGCCCACGCTGCAAAAGCCGCCTGGGGCAAAACGTCGGTTGCAGCGCGCGCCAAGATTCTGGAGCAGATCGCGACGCGCATCGAGCAGAATCTTGAGCTCCTCGCGACAGTTGAAACCTGGGATAACGGCAAGCCGATCCGCGAGACAATGGCCGCCGATATTCCGCTCGCTGCCGACCACTTCCGCTACTTTGCCGCCGCCGTTCGCGCACAGGAAGGCAGCATCTCGCAGATAGACAATGACACCGTCGCGTACCACTATCACGAGCCGCTCGGCGTCATCGGCCAGATCATTCCCTGGAACTTTCCGATCCTGATGGCTGCCTGGAAGCTTGCTCCCGCACTCGCCGCCGGCAACTGTGTTGTCCTGAAGCCTGCGGAGCAGACGCCAGTTTCGATCCTTGTATTGATGGAATTGATCGGCGACCTGCTGCCTCCGGGTGTCTTGAACATCGTCAACGGCTTTGGCCTTGAAGCGGGCAAGCCGCTGGCGTCCAATCCGCGGATCAACAAGATCGCATTCACCGGTGAAACGACGACCGGTCGCCTGATCATGCAGTACGCTTCGCAGAACATCATCCCAGTCACGCTCGAGCTTGGCGGCAAGTCGCCAAACATCTTCTTCGCCGACATCATGAACGCGGACGACGCCCTCTTCGACAAGGCTTTGGAAGGTTTTGCTCTCTTCGCTTTCAACCAGGGCGAGGTTTGTACGGCTCCCTCACGAGCACTGATTCAGGCCTCGATCTACGACCAGTTCCTCGACAGGGCGATCGCACGGGTCAACAAGATCAAGCGCGGCAACCCACTTGATCCGACGACCATGATCGGTGCGCAGGCATCGAGTGAGCAGTTGGAAAAGATTCTTTCTTATATCGACATCGGCAAGCAAGAGGGCGCAACGCTGCTGACCGGCGGCCATCGCGCGAAGCACGAAGGCGATCTCGCGGATGGTTACTATGTTGAGCCAACTGTCTTTGAAGGCCACAACAAGATGCGCATCTTCCAGGAGGAGATCTTCGGACCCGTCCTCTCCGTCACGACCTTTGAGGACGACGCCGAGGCGATGGAGATCGCGAACGACACGCTCTACGGGCTCGGCTCCGGCATCTGGACGCGTGACATCCATCGGGCGTACAAGTTCGGTCGCGGTATCCAGGCAGGCCGCGTTTGGACGAACTGCTATCACCTCTACCCCGCGGGCGCCGCGTTCGGCGGCTACAAGGCTTCCGGGATCGGGCGCGAGAATCATAAGATGATGCTCGACCACTACCAGCAGACGAAGAACCAACTC
- a CDS encoding trypsin-like serine peptidase, giving the protein MANLSENKVTGAGITAQEHAHAQAVEEYWTEERRANATPVPMPKEPGSAHKAHEVPQHGEAGHTEPGHPDGEKHAHTAQPHIVPGGNPVVNPLLHPYRTCGKVFFTQGGSNFAGSAAMISPNILLTAGHCVYNGGWSTNFIFYPSYGKRAANDPAYKFTYNYLASWTAWSQHGNRAYDYGMVWMPSTPGNLISWLGLYWNAPTANRTWRAVGYPATPNPPFNGNTMDEAVGHFASSGVAGTQGLTNDNMEHGSSGGPWITDFNGAAVYANGLQSTHVHDGDFTEYGPTFTAETKGLFDWINNPANRK; this is encoded by the coding sequence ATGGCAAATTTATCCGAGAACAAGGTTACTGGAGCGGGTATTACCGCACAGGAGCACGCACACGCACAGGCAGTCGAGGAGTATTGGACAGAGGAACGGCGCGCCAACGCAACGCCGGTTCCAATGCCGAAAGAACCCGGCTCCGCACACAAGGCTCACGAAGTCCCTCAGCATGGCGAAGCAGGCCATACCGAACCGGGACATCCTGACGGGGAGAAGCACGCGCACACCGCGCAACCGCACATCGTCCCTGGTGGAAACCCTGTCGTCAACCCGCTGCTCCATCCCTACCGGACGTGCGGCAAGGTCTTCTTCACGCAAGGCGGCAGCAACTTCGCTGGCTCTGCTGCGATGATCTCGCCAAACATCCTGCTGACGGCTGGTCATTGTGTCTACAACGGTGGCTGGTCCACCAACTTCATCTTCTATCCTTCGTACGGCAAACGGGCTGCTAACGATCCGGCTTACAAGTTCACCTACAACTATCTGGCGTCCTGGACGGCGTGGTCGCAGCATGGCAATCGCGCTTACGACTATGGAATGGTCTGGATGCCGAGCACGCCGGGCAACCTGATCAGCTGGCTTGGGCTTTACTGGAACGCCCCGACTGCGAACCGAACCTGGCGCGCCGTCGGTTATCCTGCGACTCCCAATCCGCCGTTCAATGGGAACACAATGGACGAGGCTGTCGGTCACTTTGCGTCTTCGGGCGTTGCTGGAACGCAGGGTCTGACGAACGACAACATGGAGCATGGTTCGAGCGGTGGTCCGTGGATTACGGACTTCAACGGTGCTGCGGTCTATGCAAACGGTCTCCAAAGCACGCATGTGCATGATGGAGACTTCACGGAGTACGGTCCGACGTTTACGGCAGAGACGAAGGGTCTCTTCGACTGGATTAACAATCCAGCTAACCGTAAGTAG
- a CDS encoding DUF167 domain-containing protein, producing the protein MSSFARDVPAFVRDTPDGCILSVRAHPGARRNAVTGIHDEALKIALTTPPVDGRANDALIVFVAELLGLPRSRVALLTGATSRSKSLRITGKSAAEVEAALDPTINC; encoded by the coding sequence ATGAGCAGCTTCGCCCGCGACGTTCCAGCCTTTGTCCGCGACACACCAGACGGCTGCATCCTAAGCGTCCGCGCACATCCCGGAGCACGCAGAAACGCAGTCACCGGCATCCACGACGAAGCCCTGAAGATCGCCCTGACCACGCCGCCTGTCGATGGCCGCGCCAACGACGCACTCATCGTTTTTGTGGCCGAACTGCTCGGCTTGCCCAGGTCCCGCGTCGCCCTCCTGACCGGCGCCACCAGCCGGTCGAAGTCGCTTCGGATCACAGGAAAGAGCGCAGCCGAAGTAGAGGCTGCGCTCGATCCTACGATCAACTGCTGA
- a CDS encoding YggS family pyridoxal phosphate-dependent enzyme encodes MSIEANLTLIREQIAEACRHANRPEREVALMAVSKVHPVEALLEAYAAGQRLFGENRVQEFQEKAASLGTLSDFEMHLIGPLQSNKTTRAAELFYAVDTVDSLKIAQRLNTAAQALNKKLPILIEVKLSHEESKHGVAPDDLTALIAALQPLDSLIPSGLMTVPPWSEEAETARPYFQQLRRLRDEQQQLCPTLTQLSMGMSNDFAVAIEEGSTCVRVGTAIFGKRPRPIE; translated from the coding sequence ATGTCTATCGAAGCAAACCTTACCCTGATTCGCGAACAGATCGCCGAAGCCTGCCGCCACGCCAATCGCCCTGAGAGGGAAGTCGCCCTGATGGCCGTCAGCAAAGTGCATCCCGTCGAAGCCCTGCTCGAAGCCTACGCCGCCGGTCAGCGCCTCTTCGGCGAAAACCGAGTCCAGGAGTTTCAGGAGAAAGCCGCATCACTCGGCACTCTTAGCGACTTTGAGATGCACCTCATCGGTCCGTTGCAATCGAACAAGACCACACGCGCCGCCGAACTCTTCTACGCCGTCGACACCGTCGACTCGCTCAAAATCGCCCAGCGCCTCAACACCGCCGCACAGGCTCTGAACAAGAAGCTGCCCATCCTCATCGAGGTCAAGCTGAGCCACGAAGAGTCCAAGCACGGCGTAGCGCCTGATGATCTGACCGCCCTGATCGCCGCCCTTCAGCCACTCGATTCATTGATCCCAAGCGGCCTCATGACCGTTCCACCGTGGTCGGAAGAGGCCGAAACAGCACGACCCTATTTCCAGCAACTTCGCCGGCTGCGCGACGAACAGCAGCAGCTCTGCCCGACGCTCACCCAGCTTTCCATGGGCATGTCGAACGACTTCGCCGTAGCCATCGAAGAGGGCAGCACCTGCGTCCGCGTCGGCACCGCCATCTTCGGTAAGCGCCCGCGCCCCATAGAATGA
- a CDS encoding peroxiredoxin has product MSLQIGDIAPDFTVQTTEGEIHFYDYIDGHWAVLFSHPKNFTPVCTTELGYTAFLKPQFDARGVKVLGLSVDKLESHGDWAKDIEETQGTALNFPLIADTDRKIALLYDMIHPNASDSMTVRTVFVIGPDKRVKLSMNYPAATGRNFDEVIRVIDSLQLSAKHQVATPVNWKVGEDVIISGAVSDEAAKEKYPAGFKTIKPYLRTVAQPK; this is encoded by the coding sequence ATGTCTTTACAGATTGGCGATATCGCGCCTGACTTTACGGTGCAGACTACTGAAGGCGAGATTCACTTCTACGACTACATCGACGGCCACTGGGCTGTTCTTTTCTCGCACCCTAAGAACTTTACCCCGGTTTGCACGACGGAGCTTGGCTACACGGCGTTTCTGAAGCCGCAGTTTGATGCTCGTGGCGTGAAGGTGCTTGGCCTGAGCGTCGACAAGCTTGAGAGCCACGGCGACTGGGCAAAGGACATTGAGGAGACGCAGGGAACGGCGCTCAACTTCCCGCTGATCGCGGATACGGACCGCAAGATCGCGCTGCTCTACGACATGATCCATCCGAACGCCTCGGACTCGATGACGGTGCGAACGGTTTTTGTCATCGGACCAGATAAGAGGGTGAAGCTGTCGATGAACTATCCAGCGGCGACCGGGCGGAACTTCGACGAGGTGATCCGCGTGATCGACTCGTTGCAGCTTTCCGCCAAGCACCAAGTGGCGACTCCGGTGAACTGGAAGGTCGGCGAGGACGTGATCATCAGCGGCGCTGTTTCGGACGAGGCGGCCAAGGAGAAGTATCCTGCGGGCTTCAAGACGATCAAGCCTTATCTGCGGACCGTTGCTCAGCCTAAGTAA